Proteins from one Calditrichota bacterium genomic window:
- a CDS encoding fibronectin — protein sequence MYKNLIIITIVLLATSIHSQVSGSKEQHIRVGSLQSHFTAYGAERAWNNSYYQGMQWPADYLLQDNAVIERSWIAVQDFTDIDGRVWENYGIYFNKDYVGLSLFPIEHKQTAKFSIPDVYVDGDNINAPYKEDVDEFDPDQKPDRIVSNIVNTSLGLTVSRKILAFSQQYHDNYFIKIYTYTNTGNTDYDDDIELPAPIKGLRIGHSARYSTGREGSPNLGRGQSWGAFSWITTRGENYALHQNDVITEDNPIVDWIRAGFSWAGQSSSITHDNIGGPATNGGGRLTAPQHAGTAIIHVDKSSQDSTDDATQPASIGWHAGDTYPSLGDLNTGSLMNKLYSMLSGNPHESMGGVERMDERYMDTNSDPSTIGKNDGGGANVWINYGPFDLELNESITLVEVESVAGLSRTMCEKIGYRWKEAYDNPNDTGPFDLPDGSTTADKDVFKNSWFYTGKDSIMKNFGRAKRNFDLNYEIPQPPLPPSLFEITSGGDRISLKWNSSSSESESDFGGYRIYRAVTKPDTVFEEIFECGLGTDNPDIVYSFDDKTPQRGFSYYYYLVAFNDGSNNTSGEANPKGQLESGRFYTKTNKAAILQREPGRSISDARVVPNPYNIRAQNLQFGTDDGADRIMFLNIPAFCTIKIFTERGDLIKTIHHTNGSGDEAWNSVTSSRQTVVSGIYLAHIKVTRDYPDPETGVILYKKGEQVVRKFIIIR from the coding sequence ATGTATAAAAATTTGATAATAATTACCATCGTATTGTTAGCAACCTCTATCCACTCACAGGTTTCCGGATCAAAAGAACAGCATATCAGGGTTGGTTCTTTGCAAAGTCATTTTACGGCTTATGGTGCCGAAAGAGCCTGGAATAACAGTTATTATCAGGGAATGCAATGGCCTGCAGATTATCTTCTTCAAGATAATGCCGTTATTGAAAGATCGTGGATTGCTGTCCAGGACTTTACCGATATTGATGGCCGTGTATGGGAAAATTACGGAATATATTTTAATAAAGATTATGTAGGTCTTTCGCTTTTTCCAATAGAACATAAACAAACAGCCAAATTCTCAATTCCTGATGTTTATGTTGATGGTGATAATATCAATGCGCCATATAAAGAAGATGTTGATGAGTTTGATCCAGACCAGAAACCAGACCGAATTGTATCAAATATTGTTAATACTTCACTCGGGTTAACAGTCAGTAGAAAAATATTAGCTTTTAGTCAGCAATATCATGACAATTATTTCATCAAGATTTATACTTATACCAATACAGGTAACACGGATTACGATGATGACATTGAGTTACCAGCGCCTATAAAAGGATTGCGAATAGGACACAGCGCTCGATACAGCACAGGCCGTGAAGGATCACCAAATCTTGGACGTGGACAATCTTGGGGTGCATTTTCCTGGATTACTACGCGTGGAGAAAATTATGCCCTTCATCAAAACGATGTAATCACTGAAGACAATCCTATTGTGGATTGGATTCGGGCAGGGTTTAGCTGGGCAGGTCAATCTTCATCAATTACTCATGATAATATTGGTGGCCCGGCCACAAATGGCGGCGGAAGACTTACGGCACCACAACATGCGGGAACGGCAATAATTCATGTAGATAAAAGCAGCCAGGATTCTACAGATGATGCAACACAACCTGCATCCATCGGTTGGCATGCAGGGGATACATATCCAAGCTTGGGCGATTTAAATACTGGTTCTTTAATGAACAAGCTTTATAGTATGCTAAGTGGAAACCCGCATGAAAGTATGGGTGGAGTAGAAAGAATGGATGAACGTTATATGGACACCAACTCGGATCCAAGTACCATTGGAAAAAATGACGGCGGCGGGGCAAATGTGTGGATAAACTATGGTCCATTTGATCTGGAACTTAATGAAAGCATCACTCTTGTTGAAGTTGAATCTGTTGCAGGTTTGAGCAGGACAATGTGTGAAAAAATTGGTTATCGCTGGAAAGAAGCTTACGATAATCCGAACGATACAGGCCCTTTTGATTTGCCCGATGGCTCAACAACCGCAGATAAAGATGTTTTTAAAAATAGTTGGTTTTATACGGGTAAAGATTCAATAATGAAAAATTTCGGCAGGGCCAAAAGAAACTTTGATCTGAATTATGAAATACCGCAACCCCCACTTCCTCCATCTCTTTTTGAAATAACATCCGGTGGAGACAGAATTAGTTTGAAATGGAATAGCTCTTCTTCGGAATCAGAATCAGATTTTGGCGGCTATAGAATTTACAGGGCAGTAACTAAACCAGATACCGTTTTTGAAGAAATATTCGAATGTGGTTTAGGTACTGACAATCCTGATATTGTTTATTCATTTGATGATAAAACGCCACAACGTGGGTTCTCTTATTATTACTATCTTGTGGCTTTCAATGATGGAAGTAATAATACAAGTGGAGAAGCAAATCCAAAAGGACAATTAGAAAGCGGACGTTTTTATACAAAAACCAATAAAGCAGCTATTTTGCAACGTGAACCAGGTCGCAGTATTTCAGACGCAAGGGTTGTTCCTAATCCATATAATATCCGGGCGCAAAATTTACAGTTTGGTACAGATGATGGTGCGGATCGTATAATGTTTTTGAATATACCAGCTTTTTGCACAATAAAAATTTTCACAGAACGTGGAGACTTAATTAAAACAATTCACCATACAAATGGCAGTGGAGATGAAGCATGGAATTCAGTTACCTCTTCCAGGCAAACTGTTGTTAGCGGAATTTATTTAGCTCATATTAAGGTTACCAGGGATTATCCCGATCCAGAAACAGGTGTGATACTTTATAAAAAAGGTGAACAAGTTGTAAGAAAGTTTATAATAATTAGATAA
- a CDS encoding TonB-dependent receptor has product MKIITTLFMICILSAYIFAGTTGKIVGSVYDSETNEPLIGVNVYLEGTSIGAATDVDGIYSIINVPSGTYLMVASYIGYSEKKIENVKVSIDLTTNVNIEMVQESLTSEVIIVTAEKELVVRDISNSQAVLQAKELESLPVTTLNQAISIQAGVELSTNGIIIRGGNVNETAVIMDGFSLNDERSNNPYSSLNPASVEEVQVQTGGFNAEYGQARSGLVNVITKEGDKNSYSITVNTQYSAPGLKNFGKSIYNKNSYFNRPFYDPDVAWVGTLEGAWDEHTKNQYIDFKGWQAVADETLEDDDPTNDLTPEGAQQLFKWQHRRDGTIDKSDYNIDFGFGGPIPFGSYLGNARFYFSFINLREMFVFPLSRDSYGDTQGNLKITSDITNTMKLTISGFYGETESVSPYNWTTTPTGYILRSTSEIANLLNSSDGNSILYMPGYYSPTKIYRSSFGVKLNETINSSSFYEVSIQYKNSKYNTFQTRDRNTSEVYEPVPGYFVDEAPFGYMGFGEAGIDGMGMGGWMNIGRDDSEISTWNLNSAYSLNANHNNLIKAGLQITYNDFDINSTSVSPSNNFWNRSQVYQINPFRVGAYIQDKMEFHGFIANVGLRFDYSNSNTKKYTLEDYDKFYSEEKGSLIEDEAPSTNAKSRFTISPRLGISHPISENSKLYFNYGHFRSEPVSSLRFRIQRESSGLVKSIGNPSLDLEKTVSYELGYEHNISDLFLLKVAGYYKDITNQADWVYYQSLSGNVKYNIAENNNYEDIRGFELTLSKQAGGWVSGLVNYTYDVRTSGYFGVKENYENPNEQRAYLLESPIQFKSRPRPYARANIAFHSPANYSIDPFVNEVISNWHLSLLWKWKSGAYLTESQKKSAALYGDAQWTDFQNTDIRVSKNIRIKTVDLQVYMQIKNVFNNKLMSSAGFSDRDDYYKYLGSLNFSWETGEEKGDDRIGDYRPSNVAYDPLEQNPNNDPEIAARNKKRKKNKSYIDNPNIKSFTFLNPRDIWFGLKINF; this is encoded by the coding sequence ATGAAAATAATTACTACGCTATTTATGATTTGTATTTTGTCAGCATATATATTTGCTGGTACAACAGGCAAAATTGTTGGATCTGTTTATGATTCTGAAACAAATGAGCCGCTTATTGGTGTGAATGTTTATCTCGAAGGAACCAGCATTGGAGCTGCGACAGATGTGGATGGAATATATTCAATAATTAATGTCCCTTCAGGTACATATCTGATGGTTGCTTCATATATTGGCTACTCAGAAAAGAAAATAGAAAACGTTAAAGTTAGTATTGATCTTACAACGAATGTTAATATAGAAATGGTGCAGGAATCATTAACAAGTGAAGTAATAATTGTAACAGCAGAAAAAGAGCTTGTTGTTAGAGATATTTCTAATAGCCAGGCTGTTCTTCAGGCAAAAGAGCTAGAATCACTTCCAGTTACAACTTTAAATCAGGCAATATCCATTCAGGCAGGTGTAGAGTTATCAACAAATGGTATAATTATCAGGGGTGGCAATGTTAACGAAACCGCTGTAATTATGGATGGATTTTCTTTAAATGATGAACGTTCAAATAACCCATATTCTTCTTTAAACCCGGCATCTGTAGAAGAGGTACAAGTCCAAACAGGCGGATTTAACGCAGAATATGGTCAAGCAAGGTCTGGCCTTGTAAATGTAATTACAAAAGAGGGTGATAAAAATAGTTACTCCATTACTGTAAATACCCAATACAGTGCCCCGGGCTTAAAAAATTTCGGCAAATCAATTTACAATAAAAACTCCTATTTTAACCGGCCATTTTATGATCCTGATGTCGCTTGGGTTGGAACACTTGAAGGTGCTTGGGATGAACACACAAAAAACCAATATATTGATTTTAAGGGGTGGCAAGCGGTTGCCGATGAAACCTTGGAAGATGATGACCCCACAAATGACCTTACTCCGGAAGGCGCACAACAACTTTTTAAATGGCAGCACAGAAGAGACGGGACTATAGATAAATCTGACTATAATATTGATTTTGGTTTTGGAGGACCTATTCCATTTGGCAGTTATTTGGGTAATGCCCGTTTTTATTTTTCTTTTATAAATTTGAGAGAAATGTTCGTGTTTCCATTATCCAGGGATAGTTATGGAGATACACAGGGAAATCTTAAAATAACAAGCGATATTACTAATACAATGAAGCTGACGATAAGCGGGTTTTATGGTGAAACGGAATCAGTCTCGCCTTATAATTGGACCACAACTCCCACAGGATACATTTTAAGAAGTACATCAGAGATTGCAAACCTTCTTAATAGCAGTGATGGCAACAGCATACTTTATATGCCCGGATATTACAGCCCAACTAAAATATACAGGAGTTCGTTTGGTGTAAAGCTAAATGAAACAATTAATTCAAGTTCATTCTATGAAGTATCAATTCAATATAAAAACAGTAAATACAATACATTCCAAACAAGAGACAGAAATACATCGGAAGTGTATGAACCCGTTCCAGGTTATTTTGTAGATGAAGCGCCATTTGGATATATGGGGTTTGGAGAAGCGGGAATAGACGGAATGGGAATGGGAGGCTGGATGAATATTGGCCGGGATGATAGTGAAATCTCAACCTGGAACCTGAACTCAGCTTATTCTCTAAATGCGAACCACAATAATTTAATTAAAGCGGGTTTACAAATCACATATAATGACTTTGATATTAACTCAACCTCTGTAAGCCCTTCAAACAATTTTTGGAACCGTTCCCAAGTTTATCAAATTAACCCGTTCCGGGTTGGTGCTTATATCCAGGATAAAATGGAGTTTCATGGATTTATAGCAAACGTAGGCCTACGTTTTGATTATTCAAATTCGAATACAAAGAAATATACTCTTGAAGATTATGATAAATTTTATAGCGAAGAAAAAGGTTCACTAATTGAAGATGAAGCGCCAAGTACAAACGCAAAATCCAGGTTTACAATAAGTCCACGTTTAGGGATATCACACCCAATTTCTGAGAACTCAAAATTATATTTTAATTACGGTCATTTCAGATCAGAACCAGTTTCATCACTACGCTTCAGAATTCAGAGGGAGTCTAGTGGGCTAGTAAAAAGCATTGGGAATCCAAGTCTTGATTTAGAAAAAACGGTTTCTTATGAATTGGGTTATGAGCATAATATTTCCGACCTGTTTCTATTAAAAGTTGCAGGATACTATAAAGATATAACAAACCAGGCTGATTGGGTTTATTATCAAAGTTTAAGTGGAAATGTTAAATACAATATCGCAGAAAACAATAACTATGAAGATATTCGTGGCTTTGAGCTTACTCTTTCTAAACAGGCAGGTGGCTGGGTTAGTGGATTAGTTAACTATACATATGATGTCAGGACTTCTGGTTATTTTGGTGTAAAAGAAAATTATGAAAACCCAAATGAACAAAGGGCTTATCTTTTAGAGTCACCAATTCAGTTTAAGTCACGCCCACGTCCTTATGCGAGGGCAAATATAGCTTTCCATTCACCGGCAAATTATAGTATTGACCCATTTGTAAATGAGGTAATATCTAATTGGCACCTAAGTTTATTATGGAAATGGAAATCGGGGGCATATTTAACTGAAAGCCAAAAGAAGAGTGCTGCGTTGTATGGAGACGCCCAATGGACAGATTTCCAAAACACAGACATACGTGTTAGTAAAAATATTAGAATAAAAACAGTTGACCTTCAGGTTTACATGCAAATAAAAAATGTTTTTAATAACAAGTTAATGAGCAGTGCAGGTTTTTCTGATCGGGACGATTATTATAAGTATTTAGGATCCTTGAATTTTTCCTGGGAAACAGGGGAAGAAAAGGGAGATGACCGGATTGGTGATTACAGGCCTTCGAATGTTGCATATGATCCGCTTGAACAAAACCCAAATAATGATCCCGAAATTGCGGCCAGGAATAAGAAACGCAAAAAAAATAAATCCTATATTGATAACCCAAATATTAAATCTTTTACTTTTTTAAATCCGAGAGATATTTGGTTTGGACTGAAAATAAACTTTTAA